Proteins co-encoded in one Zalophus californianus isolate mZalCal1 chromosome 9, mZalCal1.pri.v2, whole genome shotgun sequence genomic window:
- the GJD4 gene encoding gap junction delta-4 protein isoform X2: MSPAALSLRHSGDMERLDLLGFLLITVNCNMTIVGKIWLIFMILLRMVVIILAGSPVYQDEQESVYVVHKGAVLAARGLSGPDGGPTRPDPCDQSPGDRRRPPPCREPRHLTVPDFSSSYIVHLFLRMLTEAAFGASHYLLFGFLVPKKFSCTHSPCTGVVDCYVSRPTEKSIMMLFMWAVSALSLLLSVADLICSVRWRTSGGWGPAEDPLGPAAGRRLSGSLGAKPGQMSRDGGWVEEGAPIHLGLWTGGEGADSPSGKSAVSGRMGLPDEDESEVISSASDKLATTCKEPGSRPHGEVSQDPRCEGPTRSEEHPLASRSRLGRRYPCGQLQPPDGLANSRSRKSEWV; encoded by the exons ATGTCTCCAGCAGCCTTGAGTCTGCGACACTCAGGAGACATGGAACGTTTGGACCTGCTGGGATTCCTTCTCATCACTGTCAACTGCAACATGACCATTGTGG GGAAGATCTGGCTTATCTTCATGATACTGCTGAGGATGGTGGTGATCATCTTGGCAGGCTCCCCGGTCTACCAGGACGAGCAGGAGAG TGTCTACGTGGTCCACAAAGGGGCTGTGCTCGCCGCCCGTGGACTCTCCGGGCCAGACGGCGGTCCCACCCGTCCTGACCCCTGTGACCAGAGCCCTGGGGACAGGCGCCGCCCTCCGCCCTGCAGGGAGCCGCGCCACCTGACCGTGCCGGACTTCTCCTCCAGCTACATCGTCCACCTCTTTCTTCGGATGCTGACCGAGGCAGCTTTTGGTGCCTCACATTACCTCCTCTTTGGATTCTTGGTCCCCAAGAAATTCTCTTGTACCCACTCTCCCTGCACCGGCGTGGTGGACTGTTACGTCTCCCGGCCCACGGAGAAGTCCATTATGATGCTTTTCATGTGGGCAGTCAGTGCgctctccctgctgctcagtgTGGCCGACCTCATCTGCAGCGTGCGCTGGAGGACAAGCGGGGGCTGGGGCCCCGCCGAAGATCCCCTGGGCCCCGCCGCCGGCCGCCGGCTCTCCGGGAGCCTGGGCGCTAAGCCAGGTCAGATGTCCCGCGAcggtgggtgggtggaggagggagcgCCCATCCACCTCGGCCTGTGGACTGGAGGGGAGGGTGCCGACAGCCCCAGTGGTAAGTCGGCTGTGTCAGGGCGGATGGGGCTTCCCGATGAAGATGAGAGCGAGGTGATATCCTCTGCCAGCGACAAGCTGGCCACGACTTGCAAGGAGCCCGGGAGTAGGCCGCACGGAGAGgtctcccaggaccccaggtgtGAAGGTCCCACAAGGTCAGAGGAGCATCCCTTAGCGTCTCGGAGCCGGCTTGGCCGGCGCTATCCATGTGGTCAGCTACAGCCCCCCGACGGGCTCGCCAACTCCAGATCCAGAAAGTCTGAGTGGGTCTGA
- the GJD4 gene encoding gap junction delta-4 protein isoform X1, whose amino-acid sequence MSPAALSLRHSGDMERLDLLGFLLITVNCNMTIVGKIWLIFMILLRMVVIILAGSPVYQDEQERFVCNTLQPGCANVCYDIFSPVSHLRFWLIQSVSVFLPSAVFSVYVVHKGAVLAARGLSGPDGGPTRPDPCDQSPGDRRRPPPCREPRHLTVPDFSSSYIVHLFLRMLTEAAFGASHYLLFGFLVPKKFSCTHSPCTGVVDCYVSRPTEKSIMMLFMWAVSALSLLLSVADLICSVRWRTSGGWGPAEDPLGPAAGRRLSGSLGAKPGQMSRDGGWVEEGAPIHLGLWTGGEGADSPSGKSAVSGRMGLPDEDESEVISSASDKLATTCKEPGSRPHGEVSQDPRCEGPTRSEEHPLASRSRLGRRYPCGQLQPPDGLANSRSRKSEWV is encoded by the exons ATGTCTCCAGCAGCCTTGAGTCTGCGACACTCAGGAGACATGGAACGTTTGGACCTGCTGGGATTCCTTCTCATCACTGTCAACTGCAACATGACCATTGTGG GGAAGATCTGGCTTATCTTCATGATACTGCTGAGGATGGTGGTGATCATCTTGGCAGGCTCCCCGGTCTACCAGGACGAGCAGGAGAGGTTTGTGTGTAACACTCTGCAGCCGGGATGCGCCAATGTTTGCTACGACATCTTCTCCCCGGTGTCCCACCTGCGGTTCTGGCTGATCCAGAGCGTGTCTGTTTTCCTCCCTTCTGCCGTTTTCAGTGTCTACGTGGTCCACAAAGGGGCTGTGCTCGCCGCCCGTGGACTCTCCGGGCCAGACGGCGGTCCCACCCGTCCTGACCCCTGTGACCAGAGCCCTGGGGACAGGCGCCGCCCTCCGCCCTGCAGGGAGCCGCGCCACCTGACCGTGCCGGACTTCTCCTCCAGCTACATCGTCCACCTCTTTCTTCGGATGCTGACCGAGGCAGCTTTTGGTGCCTCACATTACCTCCTCTTTGGATTCTTGGTCCCCAAGAAATTCTCTTGTACCCACTCTCCCTGCACCGGCGTGGTGGACTGTTACGTCTCCCGGCCCACGGAGAAGTCCATTATGATGCTTTTCATGTGGGCAGTCAGTGCgctctccctgctgctcagtgTGGCCGACCTCATCTGCAGCGTGCGCTGGAGGACAAGCGGGGGCTGGGGCCCCGCCGAAGATCCCCTGGGCCCCGCCGCCGGCCGCCGGCTCTCCGGGAGCCTGGGCGCTAAGCCAGGTCAGATGTCCCGCGAcggtgggtgggtggaggagggagcgCCCATCCACCTCGGCCTGTGGACTGGAGGGGAGGGTGCCGACAGCCCCAGTGGTAAGTCGGCTGTGTCAGGGCGGATGGGGCTTCCCGATGAAGATGAGAGCGAGGTGATATCCTCTGCCAGCGACAAGCTGGCCACGACTTGCAAGGAGCCCGGGAGTAGGCCGCACGGAGAGgtctcccaggaccccaggtgtGAAGGTCCCACAAGGTCAGAGGAGCATCCCTTAGCGTCTCGGAGCCGGCTTGGCCGGCGCTATCCATGTGGTCAGCTACAGCCCCCCGACGGGCTCGCCAACTCCAGATCCAGAAAGTCTGAGTGGGTCTGA